In Hermetia illucens chromosome 1, iHerIll2.2.curated.20191125, whole genome shotgun sequence, one genomic interval encodes:
- the LOC119647179 gene encoding uncharacterized protein LOC119647179 — protein sequence MGYKISFVIFGIICLSGLAYGEVIDASNIEQVNGQVVFNNVSCYTCEGPNCSVADVTTLPVQQCDLFGAQCATTFNVNGTVSARGCSNLLSMTANATCISAPGQLCFYCVSPLCNTALNRTEFVECYQCDSYSNSECVWNTNDSSISVVQCNQGCIVALLPKSSSDNETYETYRGCGSEVSALGMTSCDGNNGSCWSCNGTKCNDFNEPSDRLVCNFCANADCNETFSQDCLSYRADDKCAYVLTVNGTISYLACASNFPPSTLDYMKGLGILVECDGVNCNTLTNAPHLQLNTSTCVSCSSDQNEFCATDPSKITTTVECTDLNKLCVTRITSEGHTVRGCLADQSQSDFLDCYTGSNSTYCSTCNATSCNNEIFPADRLSCYVCNSNDDQACESSPANATVCPIYSPEETCTQYLLNSTTIRGCSSQFPCAGEKCSPCDTSACNDKDLNNGSATIQTTGAVLFAALLVFVFQKLEL from the exons CTTACGGTGAAGTAATCGATGCAAGCAACATCGAACAAGTGAACGGTCAAGTAGTCTTCAATAATGTGTCTTGCTACACTTGCGAAGGTCCCAATTGTTCGGTTGCAGATGTGACAACTTTACCAGTTCAACAATGTGATTTGTTTGGAGCTCAATGTGCCACCACCTTCAACGTGAACGGCACAGTATCGGCACGTGGATGCAGCAACTTGTTAAGTATGACTGCCAATGCAACATGCATTTCCGCGCCAGGACAGTTATGCTTCTACTGCGTTTCGCCGCTCTGCAATACTGCACTGAATCGAACCGAATTCGTGGAATGCTACCAATGTGACTCCTACTCAAATAGCGAATGTGTATGGAATACAAACGATAGTAGCATTTCGGTCGTTCAGTGCAATCAAGGTTGTATTGTCGCCCTTTTACCCAAGAGTTCCAGTGACAATGAAACCTACGAGACATATCGCGGGTGTGGTAGCGAAGTTAGTGCTTTAGGAATGACTTCATGCGATGGCAACAATGGGTCTTGTTGGAGTTGTAATGGAACGAAGTGTAACGATTTTAACGAACCCTCGGATCGCCTTGTATGCAATTTCTGCGCGAATGCCGATTGCAATGAAACATTCTCACAGGACTGCCTCAGTTATCGGGCTGACGACAAATGCGCTTATGTTCTTACCGTCAACGGCACCATATCATATCTTGCTTGCGCCAGTAACTTCCCTCCATCGACTTTGGACTATATGAAAGGACTAGGAATATTGGTAGAATGTGATGGTGTCAATTGCAACACACTGACGAATGCCCCACATCTTCAGTTGAACACAAGCACTTGCGTAAGCTGTTCATCCGACCAAAATGAATTTTGCGCCACTGATCCTAGCAAAATCACAACTACAGTGGAGTGCACCGATCTGAATAAGTTGTGCGTGACGAGGATTACAA GTGAGGGACACACTGTGCGTGGCTGTCTTGCCGACCAATCTCAAAGCGACTTTTTGGATTGCTATACGGGATCCAACTCAACATACTGTTCAACATGCAATGCAACCAGCTGCAATAATGAG ATATTCCCTGCAGACCGCCTGTCGTGCTACGTCTGCAACTCGAACGACGACCAAGCGTGTGAATCCAGCCCAGCAAATGCAACTGTCTGTCCGATTTATTCTCCTGAGGAAACGTGCACTCAGTACTTGCTGAACTCAACAACAATTCGAGGATGCAGTTCCCAGTTCCCATGTGCTGGCGAGAAATGCAGTCCTTGCGATACTTCAGCCTGTAACGACAAGGACTTGAATAATGGATCAGCCACAATCCAAACAACAGGAGCTGTTCTGTTTGCGGCTCTTCTAGTCTTTGTTTTCCAAAAATTAGAGCTGTGA